A portion of the Natronococcus sp. AD-5 genome contains these proteins:
- a CDS encoding PrkA family serine protein kinase encodes MTGRDYVSEADRTLEETYEEPMTLATYVDRVFENPTIASHASKYLLEAIEAAGTRTVVEEGEEKERYRFFDDPHNDGEHAILGNTEVLNQFVDDLRSIAAGRAKDEKIIWFEGPTATGKSELKRCLVNGLREYSKTPEGRRYTVEWNVTTADVEDRSLSYGIDPTAADDTHWYESPVQAHPLSVFPDGIREDLLDELNDGLEDHVPVRVDAALDPFSREAYDYLEEYYRREGKDALFSAITDDQHLRVKNYVVDVGQGVGVLHSEDDGRPKERLVGSWMHGMLQELDSRGRKNPQAFSYDGVLSQGNGVLSIVEDAAQHADLLQKLLNVPDEQSVKLDQGIGMDVDTQMLIISNPDLEAQLNQHADRNGMDPLKALKRRLDRHQFGYLTNLSLESELIRRELTNETEVWEADRYDDLAERIREPVAVTVKNRDGEPRTREFAPHAIEAAALYAVVTRLDEEDLPNGLDLVDKALIFDQGYLQEGDTRRDKDEFDFGGDGNDGDHGIPVTYTRDTLAELLQTDRDRHHSELSVEDVVMPRDVLNTMAEGLSEAPVFSTGERSEFENRVVPVKNYIFDQQESDVIEAIMHDRRVDEETVAEYVEHVYAWETDEPLYNDRGERVEPDPLKMKLFEVEHLGRFSEAEYEGNMPRESVRNFRREKVITSLNRHAWEHRNEDFSVEDVDLAAIPVIKSVLESHDWDDVERTFEDFDPRQWDDPPSGTETETVKERTIETMVDRFDYSEASAELTSRHVMGQVCYRWD; translated from the coding sequence ATGACCGGACGCGACTACGTCAGCGAGGCCGACCGCACCCTGGAGGAGACCTACGAGGAGCCGATGACCCTCGCTACCTACGTCGATCGCGTCTTCGAGAACCCCACGATCGCCTCCCACGCTTCGAAGTACCTGCTCGAGGCGATCGAAGCCGCCGGCACGCGAACGGTGGTCGAGGAGGGCGAGGAGAAAGAACGGTACCGGTTCTTCGACGATCCGCACAACGACGGCGAACACGCCATCCTCGGCAACACCGAGGTGCTGAACCAGTTCGTCGACGACCTGCGTTCGATCGCCGCGGGTCGGGCGAAAGACGAAAAGATCATCTGGTTCGAGGGACCGACGGCGACCGGCAAGTCGGAGCTCAAGCGCTGTCTGGTCAACGGGCTGCGCGAGTACTCGAAGACGCCCGAAGGACGTCGGTACACCGTCGAGTGGAACGTGACCACCGCGGACGTCGAGGACCGCAGCTTGAGCTACGGCATCGATCCGACAGCCGCGGACGATACGCACTGGTACGAGAGCCCCGTCCAGGCCCACCCGCTCTCCGTCTTCCCCGACGGGATCCGCGAGGACCTCCTCGATGAACTGAACGACGGCCTCGAGGACCACGTCCCCGTCCGGGTCGACGCGGCGCTGGATCCGTTCTCCCGGGAAGCCTACGACTACCTCGAGGAGTACTACCGTCGAGAGGGGAAAGACGCCCTGTTCTCGGCGATCACCGACGACCAGCACCTTCGCGTGAAGAACTACGTCGTCGACGTCGGACAGGGCGTCGGCGTCCTCCACAGCGAGGACGACGGCCGTCCGAAGGAACGGCTCGTCGGCTCGTGGATGCACGGGATGCTCCAGGAACTCGATTCGCGGGGGCGGAAGAACCCGCAGGCGTTCAGCTACGACGGCGTGCTGTCGCAGGGGAACGGCGTCCTCTCGATCGTCGAGGACGCGGCCCAGCACGCCGACCTGCTGCAGAAGCTGCTGAACGTCCCCGACGAGCAGTCGGTGAAGCTCGACCAGGGGATCGGGATGGACGTCGACACGCAGATGCTGATCATCTCCAACCCCGACCTCGAGGCCCAGCTCAACCAGCACGCCGACCGCAACGGGATGGACCCGCTGAAGGCGCTCAAGCGCCGACTCGACAGGCACCAGTTCGGCTACCTAACGAATCTGAGCCTCGAGTCCGAGCTCATCCGCCGGGAGCTGACCAACGAGACGGAGGTCTGGGAGGCCGATCGGTACGACGACCTGGCCGAGCGCATCCGCGAGCCGGTGGCGGTGACGGTCAAGAACCGCGACGGCGAGCCGCGAACGCGGGAGTTCGCCCCGCACGCGATCGAGGCGGCGGCGCTGTACGCCGTCGTGACCCGGCTGGACGAGGAGGACCTCCCGAACGGGCTGGACCTCGTCGACAAGGCGCTGATCTTCGACCAGGGCTACCTCCAGGAGGGCGATACCCGCCGCGACAAGGACGAGTTCGACTTCGGCGGCGACGGGAACGACGGCGACCACGGGATCCCCGTCACCTACACGCGGGACACCCTCGCGGAACTGCTCCAGACCGACCGGGATCGCCACCACTCGGAGCTGTCGGTCGAGGACGTCGTGATGCCCCGCGACGTGCTGAACACGATGGCCGAGGGGCTCTCCGAGGCGCCGGTCTTCTCGACGGGCGAACGGTCGGAGTTCGAGAACCGGGTCGTTCCCGTGAAGAACTACATCTTCGACCAGCAGGAGTCGGACGTCATCGAGGCGATCATGCACGACAGGCGCGTCGACGAGGAGACCGTCGCCGAGTACGTCGAACACGTCTACGCCTGGGAGACCGACGAGCCGCTGTACAACGACCGCGGCGAGCGCGTCGAGCCGGACCCGCTGAAGATGAAGCTGTTCGAGGTCGAGCACCTGGGTCGGTTCTCCGAGGCCGAGTACGAGGGGAACATGCCCCGCGAGAGCGTGCGGAACTTCCGCCGCGAGAAGGTGATCACGTCGCTGAACCGCCACGCGTGGGAGCACCGCAACGAGGACTTCTCGGTCGAGGACGTCGACCTGGCGGCGATTCCGGTGATCAAGAGCGTCCTCGAGAGCCACGACTGGGACGACGTCGAGCGGACCTTCGAGGACTTCGACCCGCGCCAGTGGGACGACCCGCCGAGCGGGACGGAGACCGAGACGGTCAAGGAGCGAACGATCGAGACGATGGTCGACCGCTTCGACTACTCCGAGGCGTCGGCCGAACTGACCAGCAGACACGTTATGGGACAGGTGTGCTACAGATGGGACTGA
- a CDS encoding PrkA family serine protein kinase produces the protein MNGDIETLEKLSTDYKESMPADLRETKSFDWYLEECYEDPKITRNAHQRVADMFDYYGTAYDETEGVVEYELASVDPLGDGENTFYGKVIHQSIHEFVNKVKSGARRLGPERRIKLLLGPVGSGKSHFDKQVRKYLEDYTLREEGRMYTFRWTNLCDVIQDQDPADDTVRSPMNQDPLVLLPLEQRQRVIDDLNGNLDAPYTIQNEQALDPESEFYMDRLLAYYEDDLQQVLENHVEIIRLVADENKRQCLETFEPKDKKNQDETELTGDVNYSKIAIYGESDPRAFDYSGAFCNANRGVFSGEELLKLQREFLYDFLHATQEQTIKPKNNPRIDIDQVIVGRTNMPEYKDKKGDEKMEAFNDRTKRIDFPYVLSYEDEALIYDKMLNNADVPDINVEPHTLEMAGLFGVLTRIEEPDTETVDLLSKAKAYNGEIDEGDDIDPKKLREEAEQKAEIGEGMVGVSPRFIGDEIAEAIMDSKHRSRGFLSPLTVFNFFEENLEHHGSIPEENFETYYRYLETVREEYRERAIEDVRHALAYDIDEIQRQGEKYMDHVMAYIDDDTIEDELTGREQEPDETFLRSVEEKLAVPEDRKEDFRQEVSNWVSRRAREGEAFNPQDNERLRRALERKLWEDKKHNINFSALVSANEFDDEERSAWIDALMEQGYSEDGAKEVLEFAGAEVAKAEMED, from the coding sequence ATGAACGGTGACATCGAGACGCTCGAGAAGCTCAGTACGGATTACAAAGAATCGATGCCCGCGGACCTGCGGGAGACCAAGTCCTTCGACTGGTACCTCGAAGAGTGCTACGAGGATCCGAAGATCACTCGTAACGCACACCAGCGGGTCGCGGACATGTTCGATTACTACGGCACCGCCTACGACGAGACCGAAGGGGTGGTGGAGTACGAACTCGCCTCCGTGGATCCGCTCGGCGACGGGGAGAACACCTTCTACGGGAAGGTGATCCACCAGTCGATCCACGAGTTCGTCAACAAGGTGAAATCGGGCGCTCGACGGCTCGGTCCCGAACGGCGGATCAAGCTCCTGCTCGGGCCGGTCGGTTCGGGGAAATCCCATTTCGACAAGCAGGTCCGCAAGTACCTCGAGGACTACACGCTCCGCGAGGAGGGGCGGATGTACACCTTCCGGTGGACCAACCTCTGCGACGTCATTCAGGACCAGGATCCGGCCGACGACACCGTTCGGTCGCCGATGAACCAGGATCCGCTCGTCTTGCTCCCGCTCGAGCAGCGCCAGCGGGTGATTGACGACCTGAACGGCAACCTCGATGCGCCGTACACGATCCAGAACGAGCAGGCGCTGGATCCGGAGAGCGAGTTCTACATGGACAGGCTGCTCGCCTACTACGAGGACGACCTCCAGCAGGTCTTGGAAAACCACGTCGAGATCATCCGGCTGGTCGCCGACGAGAACAAGCGCCAGTGTCTCGAGACGTTCGAACCCAAGGACAAGAAGAACCAGGACGAGACCGAACTGACGGGGGACGTCAACTACTCGAAGATCGCCATCTACGGCGAGAGCGACCCCCGCGCGTTCGACTACTCGGGGGCGTTCTGTAACGCGAACCGCGGCGTCTTCTCCGGCGAGGAGTTGCTGAAGCTCCAGCGCGAGTTCCTCTACGACTTCTTACACGCCACCCAGGAGCAGACGATCAAGCCGAAGAACAACCCGCGGATCGACATCGACCAGGTGATCGTCGGGCGGACGAACATGCCCGAGTACAAGGACAAGAAGGGCGACGAGAAGATGGAAGCGTTCAACGACCGCACCAAGCGGATCGACTTCCCGTACGTCCTTTCCTACGAGGACGAGGCGCTCATCTACGACAAGATGCTGAACAACGCCGACGTCCCCGACATCAACGTCGAGCCGCACACGCTCGAGATGGCCGGCCTCTTCGGCGTGCTCACCCGGATCGAGGAACCCGACACCGAGACCGTCGACCTGCTCTCGAAGGCCAAGGCGTACAACGGCGAGATCGACGAAGGCGACGACATCGACCCCAAGAAGCTCCGCGAAGAAGCCGAACAGAAAGCGGAGATCGGCGAGGGGATGGTCGGCGTCTCACCCCGCTTCATCGGCGACGAGATCGCCGAGGCGATCATGGACTCCAAGCACCGCTCTCGGGGCTTCCTCTCGCCGCTGACGGTGTTCAACTTCTTCGAGGAGAACCTGGAGCACCACGGCTCCATCCCCGAGGAGAACTTCGAGACGTACTACCGGTACCTCGAGACGGTCCGCGAGGAGTACCGCGAGCGCGCCATCGAGGACGTCCGCCACGCGCTGGCCTACGACATCGACGAAATCCAGCGCCAGGGCGAGAAGTACATGGATCACGTGATGGCCTACATCGACGACGACACGATCGAGGACGAACTCACGGGCCGCGAGCAGGAGCCCGACGAGACGTTCCTGCGCTCGGTCGAGGAGAAACTCGCGGTGCCGGAAGACCGCAAGGAGGACTTCCGCCAGGAGGTCTCGAACTGGGTCTCCCGGCGCGCCCGCGAGGGCGAGGCGTTCAACCCGCAGGACAACGAACGGCTGCGCCGCGCCCTGGAGCGCAAGCTCTGGGAGGACAAGAAGCACAACATCAACTTCTCGGCGCTGGTGTCGGCCAACGAGTTCGACGACGAGGAGCGCTCCGCGTGGATCGACGCGCTGATGGAGCAGGGCTACTCCGAGGACGGGGCCAAGGAAGTGCTCGAGTTCGCTGGCGCGGAGGTCGCCAAAGCCGAGATGGAAGACTAA
- a CDS encoding DUF5820 family protein yields the protein MTELESLPDAWEVWSAGDDGRLVLAYRPDVFNGEAFPAACLPTLYLTHGKRTRRPGTNPTDRTLEDDWFVTLYLEPDVSLNDTHRFETRAEGVECTLELARQFDNGEIDYRDLYQVPRERYFERLDELTGSGAES from the coding sequence ATGACCGAACTCGAGTCGCTCCCCGACGCCTGGGAGGTCTGGTCGGCCGGCGACGACGGCCGCCTGGTGCTCGCGTACCGACCGGACGTGTTTAACGGGGAGGCGTTTCCCGCGGCCTGTCTGCCGACGCTGTACCTGACCCACGGCAAGCGAACCCGGCGGCCGGGGACCAACCCGACCGACCGCACGCTCGAAGACGACTGGTTCGTGACGCTCTACCTCGAGCCCGACGTCTCGCTGAACGACACCCACCGGTTCGAGACGCGTGCAGAGGGGGTCGAGTGCACGCTCGAACTCGCCCGGCAGTTCGATAACGGCGAGATCGACTACCGCGACCTGTACCAGGTGCCGCGCGAACGGTACTTCGAGCGGCTCGACGAACTCACCGGGTCAGGGGCGGAGTCGTAA
- a CDS encoding UPF0179 family protein gives MSTVTLVGSRLAEPGTEFVYHGEADGCAGCPYRSQCLNLSTGTKYRVTSVRENAQTLECAMHDGGVRAVEVEPVTVRANITTKGAFAGSKTSLPGPCPYVECPSHEYCEPDGAAFDEEYRIQEIVGDPPHDVCHLDRSLELVELETEE, from the coding sequence ATGTCGACTGTCACCCTCGTCGGATCCCGCCTGGCCGAGCCGGGAACCGAGTTCGTCTACCACGGCGAGGCCGACGGCTGCGCCGGCTGTCCGTACCGAAGCCAGTGTCTCAACCTCTCGACCGGAACCAAGTACCGCGTCACGTCCGTCCGCGAAAACGCCCAGACGCTCGAGTGCGCCATGCACGACGGCGGGGTTCGCGCCGTCGAGGTCGAACCCGTCACCGTCCGCGCGAACATCACCACGAAGGGGGCGTTCGCGGGGAGCAAAACGAGCCTCCCCGGCCCCTGCCCGTACGTCGAGTGTCCGAGCCACGAGTACTGCGAACCCGACGGCGCGGCGTTCGACGAGGAGTACCGCATCCAGGAGATCGTCGGCGATCCGCCGCACGACGTCTGTCACCTCGACCGCTCGCTGGAACTGGTCGAACTCGAGACGGAGGAGTGA
- a CDS encoding winged helix-turn-helix transcriptional regulator — protein MVSPGSSSRHQDRDAACPVVESLEQIGSQWRLAVLHTLLDGEHRFNELKRATGANARTLSRVLDDLGEMGFVERRLEEDAPIATYYSLTEKGESLEPVFDEIACWADSWLDEDALEA, from the coding sequence ATGGTTTCCCCCGGATCCTCGAGTCGGCATCAGGACCGCGACGCCGCCTGTCCGGTCGTCGAATCGCTCGAACAGATCGGCTCCCAGTGGCGACTGGCCGTCCTCCACACGCTGCTCGACGGCGAACACCGGTTCAACGAACTCAAACGGGCGACCGGCGCCAACGCGCGCACGCTCTCGCGCGTACTCGACGACCTCGGCGAGATGGGCTTCGTCGAACGTCGCCTCGAGGAGGACGCGCCGATCGCCACCTACTACAGCCTCACCGAGAAAGGCGAGTCGCTCGAACCCGTCTTCGACGAGATCGCCTGCTGGGCCGACAGCTGGCTCGACGAGGACGCCCTCGAGGCGTGA
- a CDS encoding SRPBCC family protein produces the protein MTRLQVASTPDGRRLEASHVFPAPPEEVWELLVDTRRWPEWSPVITGVEATDRRVRTGTTGRVNIPGVWLPFEITSCADYRWTWRVARLPATGHRVDDLGERRCRLVFEFPLRASGYAPVGLRSLERIETLLEEQEGTR, from the coding sequence ATGACTCGGCTCCAGGTCGCGTCGACCCCGGACGGCCGCCGACTCGAGGCCTCCCACGTCTTCCCCGCCCCGCCGGAAGAGGTCTGGGAGCTGCTCGTCGACACGCGGCGGTGGCCGGAGTGGTCGCCGGTCATCACCGGCGTCGAAGCGACGGATCGACGGGTTCGGACGGGCACGACCGGGCGAGTGAACATCCCCGGCGTCTGGCTCCCGTTCGAGATCACCTCCTGTGCGGATTACCGCTGGACGTGGCGGGTCGCCCGTCTGCCCGCGACCGGCCACCGCGTGGACGATCTCGGCGAGCGGCGCTGCCGGCTCGTCTTCGAATTTCCGCTGCGCGCGTCCGGCTACGCGCCCGTCGGTCTCCGGTCGCTCGAGCGGATCGAAACGCTCCTCGAGGAGCAGGAAGGGACTCGGTGA
- the tenA gene encoding thiaminase II, with the protein MAFSDRLLEGGEPIWDAQKNHPFVRELAAGTLEEAAFLHWVRQDYRYLLDYARVFAIAGSKARDEETMTHLFGVAHEILDFEMDLHREFAADYGIAPAELETVEKAPTCVAYTNFLVRTAHEGSLAAIAAAIYPCGQGYLDIAEYMADLADGDHRYTPFIEKYTSEEFREAVDWMRTFVDRCGERYPGEREAMEQAFLTSAKLEHRFWEMAYTQEGWELETDADAP; encoded by the coding sequence ATGGCATTCAGCGACCGCCTTCTCGAGGGAGGAGAACCGATCTGGGACGCACAGAAAAACCACCCGTTCGTCCGCGAACTCGCTGCGGGGACGCTCGAAGAGGCGGCGTTTCTCCACTGGGTCCGCCAGGACTACCGGTACCTTCTGGACTACGCCCGCGTGTTCGCGATCGCGGGGTCGAAAGCCCGCGACGAGGAGACGATGACGCACCTCTTCGGCGTCGCCCACGAGATCCTCGACTTCGAGATGGATCTCCACCGGGAGTTCGCCGCCGACTACGGCATCGCGCCGGCGGAACTCGAGACCGTCGAGAAGGCGCCGACCTGCGTCGCGTACACGAACTTCCTCGTGCGGACGGCCCACGAGGGATCTCTCGCGGCGATCGCCGCCGCGATCTACCCCTGCGGACAGGGATACCTCGATATCGCCGAGTACATGGCCGACCTCGCCGACGGGGACCACCGCTACACGCCGTTCATCGAGAAGTACACCAGCGAGGAGTTCCGCGAGGCCGTCGACTGGATGCGGACGTTCGTCGATCGCTGCGGCGAGCGCTACCCCGGTGAGCGCGAGGCGATGGAGCAGGCGTTCCTGACGAGCGCGAAGCTCGAGCACCGATTCTGGGAGATGGCTTACACGCAAGAGGGGTGGGAGCTGGAGACCGACGCCGACGCTCCGTAG
- a CDS encoding CBS domain-containing protein → MELPTPADLRQRRTELGLTQSELADKAEVSQPLIARIEGGDVDPRLSTLRRIVNALEKAESDVVRAANLMNEAVVSVAPDDPVSEAARKMEAEAYSQLAVIQNGIPVGSISQSDLVHLDSEARDEPIEEHMSESFPTVSKDATLDEISNLLEHYKAVMITEAGETVGIITEADIAARFS, encoded by the coding sequence ATGGAACTCCCGACGCCAGCGGATCTCCGCCAGCGCCGTACCGAACTCGGGCTGACCCAGAGCGAGCTCGCCGACAAGGCCGAGGTCTCCCAGCCGCTGATCGCCCGGATCGAGGGCGGCGACGTCGATCCGCGCCTCTCGACCCTGCGGCGGATCGTCAACGCGCTCGAGAAGGCCGAAAGCGACGTCGTCCGCGCGGCGAACCTCATGAACGAAGCGGTCGTGAGCGTCGCGCCGGACGACCCCGTCAGCGAGGCCGCCCGCAAGATGGAAGCGGAAGCCTACTCGCAGCTCGCGGTCATCCAGAACGGCATCCCCGTCGGATCGATCAGTCAGAGCGACCTCGTCCACCTCGACTCCGAGGCGCGCGACGAACCGATCGAAGAGCACATGAGCGAGAGCTTCCCGACGGTATCGAAAGACGCCACGCTGGACGAGATCAGCAACCTGCTCGAGCACTACAAGGCCGTGATGATCACCGAAGCGGGCGAGACCGTCGGCATCATCACCGAGGCCGACATCGCCGCGCGGTTCTCCTGA
- a CDS encoding DUF555 domain-containing protein — translation MGNYLVAMEAAWLVRDVEEIDDAIGVAVSEAGKRLNSENMDYVEVEVGATGCPACGEPFDSAFVAADTALVGLALEMEVFNADGEEHASRIAKSEVGGALRDVPLSVVEIVETPDDE, via the coding sequence ATGGGCAACTATCTCGTCGCGATGGAAGCAGCATGGTTGGTTCGTGACGTCGAGGAGATCGACGACGCGATCGGCGTCGCCGTCAGCGAGGCCGGCAAACGACTCAATAGCGAGAACATGGACTACGTGGAAGTCGAGGTCGGCGCAACGGGCTGTCCGGCCTGCGGCGAACCGTTCGATTCCGCCTTCGTCGCCGCCGACACCGCGCTCGTCGGGCTGGCGCTCGAGATGGAGGTGTTCAACGCCGACGGCGAAGAACACGCCTCTCGGATCGCGAAGAGCGAGGTCGGCGGCGCGCTGCGCGACGTCCCGCTTTCCGTCGTCGAAATCGTCGAGACGCCGGACGACGAGTAA
- the psmB gene encoding archaeal proteasome endopeptidase complex subunit beta, whose protein sequence is MRTPTHDSDFSRTSSQLSADMNPYEPEVGSLPQNDLSRADLDNVNKTGTTTIGITTADGVVIATDMRASLGGRFVSNKNVQKVEQIHPTGALTMVGSVGGAQSFISSLRAEVNLYEARRGEAMSIDALATLAGNFARGGPFFAIHPILGGVDEEGSHVYSIDPAGGVMEDDYTVTGSGMQLAYGHLEQSYEEDMSNEEAKTVAARGIKSAAERDTGSGNGVFLCEITDEGVDIHGHTDFDEVI, encoded by the coding sequence ATGCGTACGCCTACTCACGACTCGGACTTCTCCAGGACGAGCAGCCAACTGTCGGCCGACATGAACCCGTACGAGCCGGAAGTCGGGTCGCTGCCGCAGAACGATCTCTCGCGTGCCGACCTCGACAACGTCAACAAGACCGGCACGACGACGATCGGCATCACGACCGCCGACGGCGTCGTCATCGCGACGGACATGCGCGCCAGCCTCGGCGGCCGGTTCGTCTCGAACAAGAACGTCCAGAAGGTCGAACAGATCCACCCGACCGGCGCGCTGACGATGGTCGGCAGCGTCGGCGGCGCCCAGTCGTTCATCTCGAGCCTTCGCGCGGAGGTCAACCTCTACGAGGCCCGCCGCGGCGAGGCGATGAGCATCGACGCGCTGGCGACGCTGGCCGGGAACTTCGCTCGCGGCGGCCCGTTCTTCGCCATCCACCCGATCCTCGGGGGCGTCGACGAGGAGGGGAGTCACGTCTACAGCATCGACCCCGCCGGCGGCGTCATGGAGGACGACTACACCGTCACCGGCTCCGGGATGCAACTGGCCTACGGACACTTAGAGCAGTCCTACGAAGAGGACATGTCCAACGAGGAGGCGAAGACGGTCGCCGCCCGCGGCATCAAGTCCGCCGCCGAGCGCGACACCGGCTCCGGTAACGGCGTCTTCCTCTGTGAGATCACCGACGAGGGCGTCGACATCCACGGCCACACCGACTTCGACGAAGTCATCTAA